Proteins from a single region of Hermetia illucens chromosome 3, iHerIll2.2.curated.20191125, whole genome shotgun sequence:
- the LOC119652638 gene encoding flavin reductase (NADPH), translating to MQRIAIIGGTGMTGQCAVDHAIKRGLQVRLLYRDEATVPEKFKGKVELVKGNATNLDDVRNVLKGVEGVCIVLGTRNKVEPTIELSTGTQNVITAMKELGLNKVSACLSSFLFYDESKVPPVFHNINAEHKKMLETLKSSGFDYVAVLPPHIADEPSGEFQVKHDAAPEVRVISKFDLGKFLVDSLEQPEHYKSVCSICKKS from the exons ATGCAGAGAATCGCAATAATTGGCGGCACCGGCATGACTGGGCAATGTGCCGTTGACCACGCGATAAAACGAG GGCTTCAAGTGCGCTTGCTGTATCGGGACGAGGCCACAGTACCAGAAAAGTTCAAAGGCAAAGTGGAATTGGTTAAGGGAAACGCAACAAACTTGGACGATGTTCGGAATGTTCTCAAGGGCGTCGAAGGAGTTTGCATTGTTCTCGGTACCAGGAACAAGGTTGAGCCAACAATAGAACTCTCCACGGGGACACAGAACGTCATTACAGCCATGAAGGAGCTCGGCCTGAACAAAGTGTCTGCGTGTTTGTCGAGCTTcctcttctacgacgaaagtaAGGTGCCCCCAGTATTTCACAACATCAACGCTGAACATAAGAAAATGCTGGAAACTCTCAAATCGTCTGGGTTTGACTACGTAGCAGTCTTACCGCCACATATTGCTGATGAGCCGTCTGGCGAGTTCCAGGTAAAACATGATGCAGCCCCAGAGGTGCGAGTCATCTCCAAGTTTGACTTGGGCAAGTTTTTAGTTGATTCACTTGAACAGCCAGAGCACTATAAGTCggtttgttccatttgtaagaAATCTTAA
- the LOC119651333 gene encoding N-alpha-acetyltransferase 80 isoform X3 codes for MGLPPYNVSGSPFNAVPIHHYPELLGPCCKLINSEWPRSDAARMRSLEASCDTLPVSLVLTIDNMQTVIAHCKLSPIPHMKKCCFVESVVVERSYRGKGLGKMMMMCCEDYCRVVLDLNTIYLSTIDQVGFYEKIGYEQCPPVDMYGPRNCPLPSLQNSRKTFMKKEL; via the exons ATG GGTCTTCCACCATACAACGTATCAGGCAGCCCATTCAACGCAGTACCAATTCACCACTATCCCGAACTACTAGGTCCTTGCTGCAAACTGATAAATTCCGAATGGCCACGAAGTGATGCAGCCCGTATGCGTTCATTAGAAGCATCATGTGATACATTACCAGTGAGTTTAGTGCTCACAATTGACAATATGCAAACCGTTATAGCGCACTGCAAGCTCAGTCCAATACCGCATATGAAAAAATGCTGCTTTGTGGAATCAGTTGTTGTCGAGCGGAGTTATCGCGGAAAAGGTCTTggtaaaatgatgatgatgtgctgcGAGGATTACTGCCGAGTTGTACTAGATTTAAATACTATTTATCTATCAACCATCGATCAAGTGGGTTTCTAtgaaaaaattggctatgaacaATGTCCGCCTGTTGATATGTATGGTCCTAGGAACTGCCCATTGCCTAGTTTACAGAATTCAAGGAAAacattcatgaagaaagaactttaA
- the LOC119651333 gene encoding N-alpha-acetyltransferase 80 isoform X2, with amino-acid sequence MGKIGCYVYEKYYEGLPPYNVSGSPFNAVPIHHYPELLGPCCKLINSEWPRSDAARMRSLEASCDTLPVSLVLTIDNMQTVIAHCKLSPIPHMKKCCFVESVVVERSYRGKGLGKMMMMCCEDYCRVVLDLNTIYLSTIDQVGFYEKIGYEQCPPVDMYGPRNCPLPSLQNSRKTFMKKEL; translated from the exons ATGGGTAAAATAGGCTGCTATGTTTATGAAAAGTATTACGAG GGTCTTCCACCATACAACGTATCAGGCAGCCCATTCAACGCAGTACCAATTCACCACTATCCCGAACTACTAGGTCCTTGCTGCAAACTGATAAATTCCGAATGGCCACGAAGTGATGCAGCCCGTATGCGTTCATTAGAAGCATCATGTGATACATTACCAGTGAGTTTAGTGCTCACAATTGACAATATGCAAACCGTTATAGCGCACTGCAAGCTCAGTCCAATACCGCATATGAAAAAATGCTGCTTTGTGGAATCAGTTGTTGTCGAGCGGAGTTATCGCGGAAAAGGTCTTggtaaaatgatgatgatgtgctgcGAGGATTACTGCCGAGTTGTACTAGATTTAAATACTATTTATCTATCAACCATCGATCAAGTGGGTTTCTAtgaaaaaattggctatgaacaATGTCCGCCTGTTGATATGTATGGTCCTAGGAACTGCCCATTGCCTAGTTTACAGAATTCAAGGAAAacattcatgaagaaagaactttaA
- the LOC119651333 gene encoding N-alpha-acetyltransferase 80 isoform X1, with the protein MDPFTKFRKFATYTRTENRTKVDRWKQKGLPPYNVSGSPFNAVPIHHYPELLGPCCKLINSEWPRSDAARMRSLEASCDTLPVSLVLTIDNMQTVIAHCKLSPIPHMKKCCFVESVVVERSYRGKGLGKMMMMCCEDYCRVVLDLNTIYLSTIDQVGFYEKIGYEQCPPVDMYGPRNCPLPSLQNSRKTFMKKEL; encoded by the exons ATGGACCCGTTTACAAAATTCCGCAAATTTGCCACATATACTCGCACAGAAAACAGGACTAAAGTGGATCggtggaagcaaaaa GGTCTTCCACCATACAACGTATCAGGCAGCCCATTCAACGCAGTACCAATTCACCACTATCCCGAACTACTAGGTCCTTGCTGCAAACTGATAAATTCCGAATGGCCACGAAGTGATGCAGCCCGTATGCGTTCATTAGAAGCATCATGTGATACATTACCAGTGAGTTTAGTGCTCACAATTGACAATATGCAAACCGTTATAGCGCACTGCAAGCTCAGTCCAATACCGCATATGAAAAAATGCTGCTTTGTGGAATCAGTTGTTGTCGAGCGGAGTTATCGCGGAAAAGGTCTTggtaaaatgatgatgatgtgctgcGAGGATTACTGCCGAGTTGTACTAGATTTAAATACTATTTATCTATCAACCATCGATCAAGTGGGTTTCTAtgaaaaaattggctatgaacaATGTCCGCCTGTTGATATGTATGGTCCTAGGAACTGCCCATTGCCTAGTTTACAGAATTCAAGGAAAacattcatgaagaaagaactttaA
- the LOC119651332 gene encoding mediator of RNA polymerase II transcription subunit 6 produces MLPGRLGVPLSQENKLWLSWHDSTWIPILNPTNIMDYFSQKSNIFYDRTCNNENVRMQRLGLDQLTNMTGIEYILLHVAEPILYVIRKQHRHSPTEVTPLADYYIIAGVVYQAPDLANVFNSRILSAVTHLQSAFEEASSYSRYHPNKGYSWDFSANKALSDKSKAASKKDASSNKEEPGSLFQRQRVDMLLGELLRKFPPPMPPQFQQQQQPQQAGAAGAQNQTGTSNQVKTEPQSQDQQNSTIKQEPIDNPSSNNPAPAETSPAPVMDIKTEPSEMKPPPEKKMKI; encoded by the exons ATGCTGCCTGGAAGATTGGGTGTTCCGCTGTCCCAGGAGAATAAACTCTGGTTGTCGTGGCACGACTCGACATGGATTCCCATCCTGAATCCCACCAATATCATGGATTACTTTTCCCAGAAGTCGAATATATTCTACGACCGGacatgcaataacgaaaatGTACGGATGCAACGTCTGGGATTGGATCAATTAAC CAATATGACGGGCATCGAATACATTCTGCTACACGTTGCAGAGCCAATTTTATACGTTATCAGGAAACAACATAGACATTCTCCAACAGAAGTTACACCGCTGGCTGATTACTATATAATTGCTGGAGTTGTATACCAAGCTCCAGATTTGGCCAATGTTTTCAATTCCAGAATT TTATCTGCCGTAACACATCTTCAATCCGCTTTCGAAGAAGCAAGTTCATATTCTCGTTATCATCCCAATAAAGGATATTCATGGGATTTTTCAGCAAACAAAGCAT TGTCCGATAAATCGAAAGCAGCTTCAAAGAAGGATGCATCGTCAAATAAAGAAGAACCGGGTTCATTATTCCAGCGTCAAAGAGTCGACATGCTTCTAGGTGAACTATTACGTAAATTCCCTCCACCAATGCCACCACAATtccaacagcagcagcaaccgCAGCAAGCAGGTGCTGCTGGAGCACAGAATCAGACCGGCACCTCGAATCAAGTTAAAACAGAACCTCAGTCACAAGATCAACAAAATTCTACCATTAAACAGGAGCCAATCGATAATCCTTCAAGCAATAATCCAGCCCCAGCAGAAACTAGCCCAGCGCCTGTCATGGATATTAAGACAGAACCAAGTGAGATGAAACCACCGCcagagaagaaaatgaaaatataa